A stretch of DNA from Desulfocurvus vexinensis DSM 17965:
GTGCAGGACGCCGGGCTGGCCGCCGTGCGCGCCTTCCTGGCTGCCTGGGAGCCCGAGCGGGCCGCCGAGGCCATTGGCGCCTTTCTGCCCTGGGAGGATGTGGCGGGCTGGAACGCGGTCTTCCGCCTGGACGGCGAGCGGGGCTATGTGCATGAGCGCCCGGCGGCCCGCGCGGCCTGGGAGGCCCTGGCCGCTGCGGCAGGCGCAGGCGAGGCCGCGTTCTGCCTGATCACCGGGCAGCAAGGGCCTGTGGCCCGACTGCATCCCTCCATCAAGGGCGTACGCGGGGCCCAGACTACAGGGGCGGCGCTGGTGTCCTTCAACTGCGACGCCTTCACCTCCCACGGCAAGGAGCAGAACTTCAACGCGCCCGTCTCCGAGGCCGCGACCTTTGCCTATGCCACGGCCCTGAACCACCTGCTGCGCCGGGACAGCCGCCGCACGGTGCAGATCGGCGACGCCACCACGGTCTTCTGGACCGAGGCGCCCGCAGGGATGGAAGAGCTGTTCGGTCTGTTCCTGGGCGCCCGGATGGACGACGACGAGGCCGAGGGCGCCCCGGCGGAGGACGGCGGAACCGCGCAGAAGGTGCGGGCGGCCCTGGAGGCCATCCGCGACGGCAAAAGCCCTGCCGAGTTGGGCGATGCCGCCGTGGGCTTCTACGTGCTGGGCCTGGCGCCCAACGCGGCGCGCCTGGCGGTGCGCTTCTTCGAGGCCACGTCCGTGGGCGAGATGGGGCGGCGCCTGGGGCGGCACTTCCGCGCCCTGGCCATGGAGCGCCGCTCGGAGCGCGAGCCCGAATTCCCGGGTCTGTGGCAACTGCTTATCGAGCTGGCGCCGCTGCGCAAGACCGAGAACATTCCGCCGGTGCTGGGCGGGGCCATCATGCGCGCCATCCTCGCCGGGCGGCCTTATCCGCACAGCCTGCTCACCACGATCATCGCACGCATCCGCGCGGACCACGAGGTTTCGTACCTGCGCGCCGCGTTGCTCAAGGCCTATTTCACCCGCGCCCAGGGCGCGCAACACAGGGAGGTCGGCATGACTCTGGATACCGCAAAGATGGACATCGGCTATCGCCTGGGGCGGCTGTTCGCCGTGCTGGAAAAGGCCCAGCAGGACGCCCTGCCGGGCATCAACGCCACCATCAAGGACCGCTTCTACGGCGCGGCCTCGGCCACGCCCCGGGCGGTCTTCCCCAAGCTCATCAAG
This window harbors:
- the cas8c gene encoding type I-C CRISPR-associated protein Cas8c/Csd1, which codes for MILQALNAYYQRLADDPGQDVPRPGYSNEKMYFALVLSAQGKLLAVEDLRREEKKKRLPQEMFVPAAVKRTVAVAPNFLWDNTGYVLGADAKGKPERARECFDAFRDLVHRATAGPQAPAAAVQDAGLAAVRAFLAAWEPERAAEAIGAFLPWEDVAGWNAVFRLDGERGYVHERPAARAAWEALAAAAGAGEAAFCLITGQQGPVARLHPSIKGVRGAQTTGAALVSFNCDAFTSHGKEQNFNAPVSEAATFAYATALNHLLRRDSRRTVQIGDATTVFWTEAPAGMEELFGLFLGARMDDDEAEGAPAEDGGTAQKVRAALEAIRDGKSPAELGDAAVGFYVLGLAPNAARLAVRFFEATSVGEMGRRLGRHFRALAMERRSEREPEFPGLWQLLIELAPLRKTENIPPVLGGAIMRAILAGRPYPHSLLTTIIARIRADHEVSYLRAALLKAYFTRAQGAQHREVGMTLDTAKMDIGYRLGRLFAVLEKAQQDALPGINATIKDRFYGAASATPRAVFPKLIKLAQHHIAKAKYGYASDKRLGEIMEDLPAFPAHLSVAEQGEFALGYYQQRNALWRKAEADDQTTNPDAAA